In a single window of the Gossypium hirsutum isolate 1008001.06 chromosome D02, Gossypium_hirsutum_v2.1, whole genome shotgun sequence genome:
- the LOC107942203 gene encoding glycine-rich cell wall structural protein 1, which yields MVSVTKGVVLLSLLCFNVFVVNVIAKEVVSTKEEEEKYLTQGGGFGTGGGGGFGGGGGFGGAGGGGGHGGGAGGGFGKGGGYGGGIGKGGGVGGGIGKGGGYGGGIGKGGGIGKGGGVGGGIGKGGGYGGGIGKGGGIGKGGGVGGGIGKGGGYGGGIGKGGGIGKGGGYGGGIGKGGGHGIGGGIGKGGGVGGGIGKGGGIGKGGGFGGGAGGGYGKGGGFGGGVGGGAGGGKGGGFGGGGGGGNGHH from the coding sequence ATGGTGAGTGTTACTAAAGGAGTTGTCTTGTTATCTTTGCtttgttttaatgtgtttgtAGTAAATGTGATTGCTAAAGAAGTGGTGAGTACGAAAGAGGAGGAAGAGAAGTACTTAACACAGGGAGGTGGCTTTGGAACTGGGGGCGGGGGTGGTTTCGGTGGTGGTGGTGGTTTTGGAGGAGCTGGAGGTGGTGGTGGGCATGGTGGTGGTGCTGGTGGAGGCTTTGGTAAAGGTGGTGGATATGGTGGTGGGATTGGCAAAGGAGGAGGTGTTGGTGGTGGAATTGGGAAAGGTGGTGGATACGGAGGTGGCATAGGAAAGGGCGGTGGGATTGGCAAAGGAGGAGGTGTTGGTGGTGGAATCGGAAAGGGTGGAGGATACGGAGGTGGCATAGGAAAAGGTGGTGGGATTGGCAAAGGAGGAGGTGTTGGTGGTGGAATCGGAAAGGGTGGAGGATACGGAGGTGGCATCGGAAAGGGTGGTGGGATTGGCAAAGGAGGAGGATATGGAGGTGGAATTGGTAAGGGAGGAGGCCATGGAATTGGTGGTGGGATTGGCAAGGGTGGTGGAGTCGGTGGAGGAATTGGAAAGGGTGGCGGGATTGGAAAAGGTGGTGGATTTGGCGGTGGTGCCGGAGGTGGATATGGCAAGGGTGGTGGTTTTGGAGGTGGAGTAGGTGGTGGAGCTGGAGGTGGAAAGGGTGGTGGTTttggtggaggtggtggtggtggaaaTGGACACCATTGA